The following are encoded together in the Gorilla gorilla gorilla isolate KB3781 chromosome 14, NHGRI_mGorGor1-v2.1_pri, whole genome shotgun sequence genome:
- the LOC101127583 gene encoding LOW QUALITY PROTEIN: tubulin beta chain-like (The sequence of the model RefSeq protein was modified relative to this genomic sequence to represent the inferred CDS: substituted 1 base at 1 genomic stop codon), with the protein MSTCCELSLDPAFREPLFDNMMAACDPRHSWYLTVAAVFHGRISMKEVNEQMLNVQNKNSSYFVEWIPNNVKTAVCDIPPRGLKMAVTFIGNSSAIQELFKRILEQFTAMFCRKAFLHWYTGEGMDXMEFTEAESNVNDLVSEYQQYQDATAEEEEDFVEEAEDEAYDRAPITSGFSVPLAILLNCPFPLPQNLCLLPLSFFLFFSSGGV; encoded by the coding sequence ATGAGTACCTGCTGTGAGCTTAGCCTGGACCCTGCCTTTAGAGAACCTCTTTTTGATAACATGATGGCTGCCTGTGACCCCCGCCACAGCTGGTACCTCACTGTGGCTGCTGTCTTCCATGGTCGGATATCCATGAAGGAGGTCAATGAGCAGATGCTTAATGTGCAGAACAAGAACAGCAGCTACTTTGTGGAATGGATCCCCAACAACGTCAAGACAGCTGTCTGTGACATCCCACCTCGTGGCCTCAAGATGGCAGTCACCTTCATTGGCAATAGCTCGGCCATCCAGGAGCTCTTCAAGCGCATCTTGGAGCAGTTCACTGCCATGTTCTGCAGGAAGGCCTTCCTCCACTGGTACACAGGCGAGGGCATGGACTAGATGGAGTTCACCGAGGCTGAGAGCAACGTGAACGACCTCGTCTCTGAGTATCAGCAGTACCAGGATGCCACcgcagaagaggaggaggatttTGTTGAGGAGGCCGAAGATGAGGCCTATGACAGAGCCCCCATCACCTCAGGCTTCTCAGTTCCCTTAGCCATCTTACTCAACTGCCCCTTTCCTCTCCCTCAGAATTTGTGTTTGCtgcctctatctttttttttgtttttttcttctgggggtgtctag